The nucleotide sequence TCCTCAGATGGCGATATCGTATTGTTCATTGACGAGATACACACCTTGGTAGGAGCCGGTGGCGGACAGGGGGCCATGGATGCCGCCAACATTTTAAAACCGGCATTGGCCCGTGGGGAACTCCGAGCCATAGGAGCCACAACCCTTGACGAATACCAAAAATATTTCGAGAAAGACAAGGCCCTTGAAAGACGTTTTCAAAAAGTAGTGGTAAACGAGCCCGATACCGAGAGTGCCATTTCCATTCTTCGTGGTATTAAGGAAAAATACGAGGCCCACCATAAGGTCCGTATCAAAGATGAAGCGGTCATTGCCGCGGTCGAGCTTTCGCAACGCTATATTACCAATCGCTTCCTTCCCGATAAAGCGATCGACCTCATGGACGAGGCCGCCTCTAAATTACGGATGGAAATCAACTCCAAACCGGAAGAACTAGATGTCCTTGACCGTAAGATCATGCAATTGGAGATTGAGATCGAAGCCATCAAAAGGGAAAACGACAAGGCAAAACTCAAATTGTTGAACGTTGATTTGGCGAATCTCAAGGAAGACCGAAACGAACTCTTTGCCAAGTGGGAAAGTGAAAAATCGGTCGTTGATGAAATCCAAAAAACGAAACAAGACATAGAGGAATTCAAAAATGAGGCCGAGCGCGCCGAGCGAAACGGGGATTACGGCAAAGTAGCCGAACTCAGGTACGGAAAAATCAAAGAAGCCCAAGAAAAACTGGAAGAACTCCAAAAAGCGCTCGATGAGCAACAACTGGGCGACACCATGATCAAAGAAGAGGTGACAAACGAAGACATCGCCGAAGTCGTGGCCAAATGGACCGGTATACCCGTTACCAAAATGCTACAGAGTGAACGCGAAAAACTCTTGAAACTGGAAGATGTACTGCACAAAAGAGTAGTTGGCCAAGAAGAAGCCATTGTGGCCGTATCCGACGCCATAAGAAGAAGTCGCGCCGGATTACAAGACGCCAACAAGCCTATCGGTTCGTTCTTGTTCCTTGGTACAACAGGGGTCGGTAAGACCGAGTTGGCCAAAACCCTGGCTTCCTACCTTTTTGATGATGAAAGTGCCATGACCCGTATCGATATGAGCGAATATCAAGAACGTCACTCGGTAAGTAGATTGGTGGGAGCACCTCCAGGATATGTTGGATACGATGAAGGGGGCCAGCTTACGGAAGCCGTTCGTAGAAGACCGTATTCCGTGGTATTACTCGACGAAATAGAAAAGGCCCATCCCGACACCTTCAATATTTTATTACAAGTGTTGGATGAAGGAAGGCTTACGGACAACAAAGGTCGTGTTGCCGATTTCAAGAATACGATCATCATTATGACCAGTAATATGGGCAGCAGTATTATTCAGGAAAAATACGAGAACAATAAAGACCCCTTCAGTGCAGCGGAAGCCGCGCGTGTGGAGGTACTAGGACTCTTACGTAAAACCATACGCCCAGAGTTCCTTAACCGTATCGATGACATCATCATGTTTTCACCGCTTAGCCGCGAGGATATTTCCAAAATTGTTAGGCTACAGTTGAACAGTTTGAAGAAAACCATTGCGAAGCAACACATTACCATCGATGCTACGGAAGAGGCTATCAATTACTTGGCCAATAAGGGCTACGACCCACAGTACGGGGCCCGTCCGATCAAAAGGGTAATACAGCGGGAAGTGCTGAACAACCTTTCCAAAGAACTATTGAGCGGCACCATAAAAGCTGACAGTATCGTGCTTATCGATTCATTTAACGATGCACTGGTTTTTAGAAATCAAGACGAATTGGTGAAATAATTTTACCGATTTTTCAATACATATTACACTAAAGAAAGCATCCTGTAAAAGGGATGCTTTTTTTTTAAGGTATATACCATACAGTATATAATTTTTTTATCTTCGTATAAAACAGAACTACCATGTCGACCAAAGCAGAAAGAACCACCGCCTTTATCATTAAGACCGTTGCCTCCGTATTTAACAAACATGGTTATATTGGCACAAGCATGAGCGACCTCACGGAAGCTACCGGATTAACCAAGGGCGCCATATATGGTAATTTTGAAAACAAAGAAGCTTTAGCCCTTTCCGCTTTCCAATACAACAGCAACTTGCTACTCTCTAAAATAGACGAAGTATTGGCTTCCGAAAGCAAGGCTTTGGACAAAATATTCAAACTAACGGATTTCTACAGAAATTACGATTCGTTTACCTTGAGCATGGGAGGATGCCCAATACTGAATACTGGTGTAGACGCCCAATACAACAATAGGCTACTGGCCGCAGCGAACAAAGAGGCCATTAAGGAGTTGGAAGGTAAAATTGCCTTGGTTTTCGAGAACGGGGTCAAGAATAACGAAATCAAACTTCCGGTACCCCCGCTTCAATTCGCCAAGCAACTTTTCACTATGATACAAGGTGCCGTTGCTATGGCCACTATGACGGGTGACAAAAAATACCTGATCAATACCATCGCCTATCTAGAGGTCTTGATCAAAAAAGAGCTTAAAAACTAGCTAAGTCCACTTCGCTTTCTAAGGCCCATCATTCTACTTTAGCCCATATTACAAACACATCGTTTCATCGATACAGGATGTGATCTTTGGCTACTTACTCCCCTACTACCCTGAAAATCCATGTATTGCCAGCATACTTACCATCAAACTTGCCATCCCTAGCCTGTCTGGCTTGCCCCATAGTGTCGTAACGACCGAGGTATACGTAATTATATTTGTTTTTGCTACGCACGAAAGACTTAGGCTGTAATCCTTTGCTTTTCATATCTGCCATAAAGGCCTCGAAGTACTTTTTGGTCCCGAATACATTTGCTATCAAATAATAGCCTGGCGCCAACCCCTCTTCTGTTTGCACTTCTTCGTATTTCTCACCTTTTTGTGGCGTTACTACTTCTTTCCGCTGAGCAAGTTTAGCCTCTTCTTCGGCCTTCGCCGCCTTTGCCGCTTCGGCTTTTCGTTTTTCTTCTTCTAATTTCCGGGCGGCCGCAATTGCTGCTTCCCGCTTTACCCGATTAATAGAGTCCTGTTTTCTAACTTGCTCCGCCTCTTGGGCCTTTGCATCTTGCTTACCACCTTGTGTCTTGGCCTCTTTTTCCACTGCCTTCGCCAAGGCCTCCTCTTTCTCCATCTGCTCCTCTACTTCCTTCTTAAGGCGTTTCTGCTCTTTCTTAAGCGCCAATGCGGCTTCTTTTTCGGCCCTTGCTACGGAATCCTGCGCCATTTTCTCAAGCTTGCGCCGTCTCTTTTCTTCTTGCTTCGCCTCTTTCTCCACTGCCTTCTGTACTTCCGCCAGTTCTTCGGCCTCTTCGATCTCTTCCGCCACGGCATCGTTTTGAGCCTCTTTCTCGGCAGATTCTATTTGTTCCAATTCGTTTTCTTCCGGAGTTACATAGCCCACCATTGTATGCCGTTCTTCGGGCTTACCAAAAAAGTATGCGGCCATAAGTTCAAAGGAAGATTCCGAACTTATAGATGAATCGGCCCCAAATTCGACCAAGGCCCCTAATGACAAATGCTTAAAAAAAGTGGCGCCTAGCCCTACTCCGTATCCATAAAAATTATTGTAGCCCAATTGGCCCCAATATTTATTCGTATTCAAAAGTGTATTAAACCCTATTTGATTAGGTTCTCCCGGAATGGTTCGCAAATACATCGACGGTCTTAAAAAGGCATTCATAACCGTCCCCAAGGTCAAAGGAAAGTCGTAAGAAACAAGCCCCATAAAGACCTTGTCCTCCTTTTCCGTATTCGCTTCCCTTTCCGTAAAATTATAATCGATCAGGTTTTCCGAAGCAAACCCCAAAGTCAATCGCTCTACACTAAGGCTGATGCCCGGCGCCACCTGCAGGATAAAATCATCGGCGGACGAAGAAGATTGTGGTAAGGGAAAATCAGGGTCGATCGTAAATCGATCGTCGGCCAAGGATTGTTGAAAGCCAAAAATATTGACGCCCACTCCCAATTTTACCGATTCGTTCAGGTCAAAGCTCTGCGCATAATTGATTACCCCACCCGTATCAAAATAAATTCCTGTATTTTGCTGAAAGAATGCCGCACCTACGGTGGACCTATTGTTCAATTTTCTCGTATAGTTCAAAAACTGCGTCGTGGGATTTCCATCAATGGCCTGCCACTGCCAACGTACCCAATAAGCCAAGGAATTGGCATTGTTCCTGTCGAGGGAAAAAGCCGGGTTGAACAGACTTGCATTATACGTGGTAAGATTATGCTGCCTTAGGTCGGCAGGTAGCCGTGCATCTTGCCCCTGAAGAACCAAAAAGAACGAAAACAGAAGAATTGAGAGTATAAGTCTGAGCATAGTTACAAAAAAACAAAATCAAGCATTCATACATACTTTTTTTGCATTAATTTAGTTAACAATAATGCAAGAGTTTTCAACCAAAATAGATTACCAACTATGCAATGGATCAAATCATTATACATAATTCTATGTATACCTTTAATCTTTACCAGTTGTAAAGACGAGCAAAAAGTTACGCAAGAAAACAACACCAAAGACGTGGTGTCTACATTTTATTTTATACGGCATGCCGAAAAAGACCGTTCCGACCCAGAAAATGTAGATCCCGAACTCAACCAGCGGGGCCTCGGCAGGGCCATGCACTGGGCCGAAATTCTCGACGACGTGGATTTAGACGTTATATACACCACGGACTACGAGCGAACCTCAATGACGGCTGCGCCCACTGCGGTAAAAAAAGAACTCGATGTCACCTACTACGAACCACAGAATGTTGACATAGAACAATTCAAGACCGATAACCTCGGCAAAAAAGTTTTAGTGGTCGGCCACAGCAATACAACGCCGGAATTTGTAAACAAAATGATCGGGGAAGACCTTTATTACGAAATGGACGACAGTGACAACGGCAGTCTTTTTATCGTGCAACTCATTAACGGACAGGCAACTTCCCAACGGCTCCACATCAATTGCAACTGCCCAAAAGAGCGGTAGGGACTTTTAGAACGGACAATGATCGGGGCGGCTGTAAGCTTAAATCCGTATATATCTCGTTTCTATGGCCATGAATTAGGCATTATTTTAGGGAACTTCACTATTTTTGTGCCATGGTTCAAAAGAACATCAACATAAAGAACAAAAAGGCCAAGTTTGAATACGAGTTCATAGACACCTATGTAACCGGAATTGTTTTGGCCGGAACGGAAATAAAATCCATCAGGGAAGGAAAGGCTTCGATCGCCCAGAGTTTTTGTGAGTTTAACGAGCGAGGTGAACTTTTTGTCATCAACATGCAAATTGACGAATATTCCCATGCTTCGCACTTTAACCATAAGCCGAAAGCCGAACGCAAATTATTGATGGGCAAGCGCGAGCTGAGAAAACTACGCAAGGAAGTAACCACTTCGGGTTTTACCATTGTGCCCACCAACCTCTTTATTAACGACAGGGGTTTGGCCAAATTAAAAATTGCATTGGCCAAGGGTAAAAAACTTTACGATAAGCGTGAAACCTTGAAAGACCGAGACAATCAACGGAACCTTTCAAGAATTAAGAAAAGCTTCAACAACTAAAGGCCTATTGCCCTAGTTCTTGTCTTCCAACAACGGTACAAAGCGGAAGGATCCGTATTCCGTCTTTTCAAATTCCTTTTCTGACTTTCGTACAAAAAGGGTCATAATCTGTTCGTCGCTTCCTACGGGAATCACCAACCTACCTCCGATTTTTAACTGGCTCATAAGGGCTTTAGGTACTTCAGGGGCACCGGCGGTTACGATAATCCCATCGTAAGGCGCCTGATCGGGCAAGCCTTTATAACCATCACCGAAAATCATCTTTTTAGGGCGATAGCCCATTTTTCCAAAGAAAATCTTGGTTTTCTTAAATAGCTCCAATTGACGCTCGATAGTGTACACCCTTGCCTTTAAAAGCAACAATACTGCAGTTTGATATCCGCTTCCGGTTCCTATTTCAAGAATCTTCTGTTCTGGTTTTACCTCAAGTAACTGCGACTGAAAAGCCACGGTATACGGTTGCGAAATAGTTTGATCGGCAGCAATGGGAAAAGCCTTGTCTTGGTAGGCATGTCCTTCAAAACTGCTGTCCATAAACAAATGCCTAGGAATGGTACGTATGGCATTCAACACATTATTGTTCGAAATGCCCTTAGCTACCAATGTTTCGGCCAGCTTGTTGCGCATTCCCCTATGTTTTAAAGTATCTTTCAATGGTCTGGTTTTGGAAGGTAAAGTTAACTTGTAAAACTTCAATTCACAAGTCTACCGACTAAATGTCAGTCCTTGTTTTTTTTAAAACATTAAAGCTCAATCTTCACGGGTCAAATCGAAAAAACTCCGAAACTATCCTTATTTTTGAACAAATTGAAATTTATGCTTAGAGTTGGCGTATTAGGCGCAGGTCATTTAGGAAAAATACATTTACGTCTGTTAAACGAATCGACGAAATATGAATTGGTCGGTTTTTACGACGCAGATGCCATAAACGGAAAAAAGGTGGCCGACGAGTTCGGTTACACCTACTTTGACAACATTAACAAGCTTATAGAAGCCGTAGATGTTGTGGATATCGTAACCCCTACCTTATCCCACTTTGATTGTGCAAAAAAGGCTATTGAAAAAGGGAAACACATCTTTATCGAAAAACCCATTACCAACACCTACGAAGAAGCGGCCGAGCTGCTCGAACTGGAGAAAAAGCACCAAATAAAAGGCCAAGTAGGCCATGTAGAGCGTTTTAACCCCGCTTTTTCGGCCGTAAAACATCAAATCAACACCCCTATGTTCATTGAAAGCCACCGTTTGGCGGAGTTCAACCCAAGGGGCACCGACGTACCCGTAGTTCTCGATCTTATGATCCACGATATTGACGCCATACTCAGTGTGGTCAATTCGGAAGTAAAACAGATCAACGCCAGTGGGGTTTCGGTAATCAGCAAGTCTCCCGATATCGCCAATGCGCGAATAGAATTTGAAAACGGATGTGTAGCCAATCTAACGGCAAGTAGAATTTCGTTGAAGAATATGCGCAAATCCCGATTCTTTCAAAAAGATGCCTATATCTCGGTAGATTTTCTAGAGAAAAAGGTAGAGGTCGTTAAAATGAAAGACGCTCCCGAAAAAGTAGGCGACTTTGATATGGTGCTCCAAAATGCCGAAGGCGAAAAGAAACAAATTTATTTTGAAAACCCGGAAGTAGGGACGAACAATGCGATATTGGACGAACTGGAAAGTTTCGCCGATGCCATCGTCAATGACAGCACCCCTGTTGTAAGTCTCAGACAAGGCACACAAGCACTAAAAGTAGCCCTGCAAATTATCGCTTCCTTTTAATTACTTTAAACCCATACGCATGCAAAAGATAGCTGTTATAGGTGCCGGCACCATGGGAAATGGGATTGCCCATGTATTCGCCCAAAAAGGCCACAAAGTAAACCTTATAGATATTTCCCAAGACGCCCTTGACAAAGGACTACAGACCATTACCAAGAACTTGGACCGCATGTTGGCCAAGGAAAAAATAACCCAAGACGACAAGGCGTCTACCCTACAAAACATCGCCACTTTTACCTCCATCAAAGAAGGGGTAACCAAAGTAGACGTAGTAATAGAGGCCGCTTCGGAACATTTAGACATAAAACTCAGCATCTTTAAGGAGCTAGACACCCTTTGTTCCGATGACACCATTTTGGCAACGAACACTTCCTCTATATCGATAACCCAAATCGCGGCTGCTACCGGCAGGCCCGACAAGGTAATCGGTATGCACTTTATGAACCCGGTGCCCATTATGCAATTGGTCGAAATAATTAGAGGCTACAACACCTCAGATAAAACCACGGAACAGATCATGACCTTGTCGACCCAACTGGGCAAGACCCCGACCGAAGTCAACGACTACCCCGGTTTTGTGGCCAATAGAATTTTAATGCCCATGATTAACGAGGCTATAGAAACGCTCTACAACGGTGTTGCAGGCGTTGCGGAAATAGACACGGTCATGAAACTCGGTATGGCCCATCCTATGGGGCCGCTCCAATTGGCCGACTTCATAGGTCTCGACGTATGTCTATCGATTTTAAACGTGATGTACGATGGTTTTAAAAACCCAAAGTACGCCCCCTGCCCCCTTTTGGTGAATATGGTGATGGCCAAAAAACTGGGTGTGAAATCAGGCGAAGGCTTCTATGATTATAGTGAATCGCGGAAGGCCGAAAAGGTTTCCGATCAGTTTTTACGATAAAGACACCTGTACCGGGCATCTTATAAAAATCAGCAAAGTATCAACGAACAGATGATAAAAGATCAACTTTTAACAATTAAGAGTACACTACCCGACCACGTAACCCTCGTTGCCGTTTCCAAGACAAAACCCGATGAGGACCTCTTGGAAGCCTATGAGGCCGGACAGCGCATTTTTGGCGAAAACAAGGTGCAGGAAATGGTCGGCAAGTGGGAGCGCCTGCCCAAGGACATTAAATGGCACATGATCGGACACTTGCAACGCAACAAGGTCAAATACATGGCCGAATTCGTTGATTTGGTACACGGGGTCGACAGCTTTAGGCTACTGGTCGAAATCAACAAAAGGGCCGAACAGTTAAATCGAAGTATCGATTGCCTTTTACAGATCCATATTGCCGAAGAGGATACCAAATTCGGACTTAACGAAGAAGAACTAAATACCTTATTAAAGTCGGACGAATACCAACAATTGAAGCACGTAAACGTTGTAGGCTTAATGGGTATGGCCACCTTCACCGATGACGAAACCCAAATAAGAAGGGAATTCAAACATTTGAAGTCGATATTCGACGCTATACAGACCGAAAACGAACAGATTAAAATCTTATCCATGGGCATGAGCGGCGATTACAAAATTGCCATTGAAGAAGGGAGTACCATGGTACGCATCGGAAGTAGTATCTTTGGTAAGAGAAATTACTGATTTTTCAATTTTCAACCCACATAAGGCCAAAGCCACCGTACAAAAACGCATAGATGTATACCATTTTAGATATTGAGACCACTGGAGGAAAATACAATGAAGAAGGCATCACCGAAATTGCCATTCACAAATTTGACGGACATAAGGTGGTAGATAAGTTTATCAGCTTGGTAAACCCCGAAAAGGACATTCAGCCCTTTGTGGTAAAACTCACGGGCATAAACAACAAAATGTTGCAGACCGCCCCTAAGTTCCATGAGGTGGCCAAACGTATTGTTGAAATAACGGAAGACACCGTTTTGGTGGCACATAACGCCCAGTTCGACTACAGAATACTACGAACGGAATTTAGAAGACTAGGCTACAACTTTGAGCGTAAAACACTCTGTACGGTAGAACTGTCAAAAAGGCTCATCCCCGAAGCCGAATCGCATAGCCTGGGCAAACTGGTAAGATCACTTGGAATAGCCGTTAGCGATCGCCACAGGGCCAATGGCGATGCCCTTGCCACCCTGAAACTCTTTAAGGTGCTACTCTCGAAAGATCTTGACAAAACCATTTTAAAGAGTGTCATCCGCAAAGAAACGGAGGGCGAACTTTCCGATAGACAATTAGACATCGTCGATGCCCTGCCTTCGGAAACGGGAGTGTATTATATGCACGATAAAGACGGGGAAATTTTGTACTTGGGGAAAAGCTCGAACATGAAAAAAAGGGTCAATCAACACTTTACCAAAAGTGGCGGTCGTTCGCGACAGCTGCAAAAGGCGACAAAAAAAGTGTCGTTCGAAAAAACGGGAAATGAATTGGTCGCCATGCTCAAAGAAAACGAAGAACTTAAACGCAACCGTCCCAAATACAACCAACGCCTCAAACCTATAATTTTCAGCCATGGTGTCTATGTCGAAAAGGACGAGGCCGGTTACCTCACCTTAAAAATTAAAAAAACCACCGAAAGAAACGGTGCGTTCACAACATTCAACAGTCATGCGGGTGCCGCCAATTTTATATATAAGCTTACGCGAGATTATCAACTATGCGATAAGCTAAACGGTATTTCCGAGGCCCAAAAGAATTGCTCGAACTACGATACCGGCGAATGTTTGGGAGCCTGCATCAAAAAAGAAGCGGTAGAAACATACAACCAAAGGGTAAACGATGCCGTACAGAAATACTCGCTAGACCACAAAAATGTGGTGATCATAGATAAAGGCAGGGAGATTGGCGAATACAGTGCGGTATTGATTAAAAATGGTGATTTTAAAGGTTTTGGCTACTATGACCTTAATCACCAAATCAATAATATTCATATCTTAGAATCAATCATAGTCCCTATGCAAGGGAATGAGAACACGGCACATATCATTGAAAACTACATTCGCAAAAAACGCGGATTGAAAATCATAGAACTAAGCGATAAATAAAGTTGAAAGAACAAAAACCCGATAAAGGCTGGAAAAACAAGGTTCATGAAATTATTTATGAAGCCGACACCCCTTTGGGAAAAGGGTTCGACATTTTATTGTTTATACTCATCATCATCAGCGTGCTTTTGGTCATGCTCGAAAGTGTTAAA is from Zobellia galactanivorans and encodes:
- the clpB gene encoding ATP-dependent chaperone ClpB → MNFNNYTTKSQEAIQQAQQIAQGLGHQQIENEHLFKAIWEVDENVLPFILKKLNINIALLQQILAKELESFPKVSGGDLMLSREAGKTLNEASIIAKKMDDEFVSIEHLLLAILKSSSKISRILKDQGATEKDLKAAIEELRKGGKVTSQSAEDTYNSLDKYARNLNELADSGKLDPVIGRDEEIRRILQILSRRTKNNPILVGEPGTGKTAIAEGLAHRIVQGDVPENLKDKIIYSLDMGALIAGAKYKGEFEERLKSVIKEVTSSDGDIVLFIDEIHTLVGAGGGQGAMDAANILKPALARGELRAIGATTLDEYQKYFEKDKALERRFQKVVVNEPDTESAISILRGIKEKYEAHHKVRIKDEAVIAAVELSQRYITNRFLPDKAIDLMDEAASKLRMEINSKPEELDVLDRKIMQLEIEIEAIKRENDKAKLKLLNVDLANLKEDRNELFAKWESEKSVVDEIQKTKQDIEEFKNEAERAERNGDYGKVAELRYGKIKEAQEKLEELQKALDEQQLGDTMIKEEVTNEDIAEVVAKWTGIPVTKMLQSEREKLLKLEDVLHKRVVGQEEAIVAVSDAIRRSRAGLQDANKPIGSFLFLGTTGVGKTELAKTLASYLFDDESAMTRIDMSEYQERHSVSRLVGAPPGYVGYDEGGQLTEAVRRRPYSVVLLDEIEKAHPDTFNILLQVLDEGRLTDNKGRVADFKNTIIIMTSNMGSSIIQEKYENNKDPFSAAEAARVEVLGLLRKTIRPEFLNRIDDIIMFSPLSREDISKIVRLQLNSLKKTIAKQHITIDATEEAINYLANKGYDPQYGARPIKRVIQREVLNNLSKELLSGTIKADSIVLIDSFNDALVFRNQDELVK
- a CDS encoding TetR/AcrR family transcriptional regulator, with protein sequence MSTKAERTTAFIIKTVASVFNKHGYIGTSMSDLTEATGLTKGAIYGNFENKEALALSAFQYNSNLLLSKIDEVLASESKALDKIFKLTDFYRNYDSFTLSMGGCPILNTGVDAQYNNRLLAAANKEAIKELEGKIALVFENGVKNNEIKLPVPPLQFAKQLFTMIQGAVAMATMTGDKKYLINTIAYLEVLIKKELKN
- a CDS encoding PorP/SprF family type IX secretion system membrane protein encodes the protein MLRLILSILLFSFFLVLQGQDARLPADLRQHNLTTYNASLFNPAFSLDRNNANSLAYWVRWQWQAIDGNPTTQFLNYTRKLNNRSTVGAAFFQQNTGIYFDTGGVINYAQSFDLNESVKLGVGVNIFGFQQSLADDRFTIDPDFPLPQSSSSADDFILQVAPGISLSVERLTLGFASENLIDYNFTEREANTEKEDKVFMGLVSYDFPLTLGTVMNAFLRPSMYLRTIPGEPNQIGFNTLLNTNKYWGQLGYNNFYGYGVGLGATFFKHLSLGALVEFGADSSISSESSFELMAAYFFGKPEERHTMVGYVTPEENELEQIESAEKEAQNDAVAEEIEEAEELAEVQKAVEKEAKQEEKRRRKLEKMAQDSVARAEKEAALALKKEQKRLKKEVEEQMEKEEALAKAVEKEAKTQGGKQDAKAQEAEQVRKQDSINRVKREAAIAAARKLEEEKRKAEAAKAAKAEEEAKLAQRKEVVTPQKGEKYEEVQTEEGLAPGYYLIANVFGTKKYFEAFMADMKSKGLQPKSFVRSKNKYNYVYLGRYDTMGQARQARDGKFDGKYAGNTWIFRVVGE
- a CDS encoding SixA phosphatase family protein — protein: MQWIKSLYIILCIPLIFTSCKDEQKVTQENNTKDVVSTFYFIRHAEKDRSDPENVDPELNQRGLGRAMHWAEILDDVDLDVIYTTDYERTSMTAAPTAVKKELDVTYYEPQNVDIEQFKTDNLGKKVLVVGHSNTTPEFVNKMIGEDLYYEMDDSDNGSLFIVQLINGQATSQRLHINCNCPKER
- the smpB gene encoding SsrA-binding protein SmpB, which translates into the protein MVQKNINIKNKKAKFEYEFIDTYVTGIVLAGTEIKSIREGKASIAQSFCEFNERGELFVINMQIDEYSHASHFNHKPKAERKLLMGKRELRKLRKEVTTSGFTIVPTNLFINDRGLAKLKIALAKGKKLYDKRETLKDRDNQRNLSRIKKSFNN
- a CDS encoding protein-L-isoaspartate(D-aspartate) O-methyltransferase, giving the protein MKDTLKHRGMRNKLAETLVAKGISNNNVLNAIRTIPRHLFMDSSFEGHAYQDKAFPIAADQTISQPYTVAFQSQLLEVKPEQKILEIGTGSGYQTAVLLLLKARVYTIERQLELFKKTKIFFGKMGYRPKKMIFGDGYKGLPDQAPYDGIIVTAGAPEVPKALMSQLKIGGRLVIPVGSDEQIMTLFVRKSEKEFEKTEYGSFRFVPLLEDKN
- a CDS encoding Gfo/Idh/MocA family protein, with translation MLRVGVLGAGHLGKIHLRLLNESTKYELVGFYDADAINGKKVADEFGYTYFDNINKLIEAVDVVDIVTPTLSHFDCAKKAIEKGKHIFIEKPITNTYEEAAELLELEKKHQIKGQVGHVERFNPAFSAVKHQINTPMFIESHRLAEFNPRGTDVPVVLDLMIHDIDAILSVVNSEVKQINASGVSVISKSPDIANARIEFENGCVANLTASRISLKNMRKSRFFQKDAYISVDFLEKKVEVVKMKDAPEKVGDFDMVLQNAEGEKKQIYFENPEVGTNNAILDELESFADAIVNDSTPVVSLRQGTQALKVALQIIASF
- a CDS encoding 3-hydroxyacyl-CoA dehydrogenase family protein, which produces MQKIAVIGAGTMGNGIAHVFAQKGHKVNLIDISQDALDKGLQTITKNLDRMLAKEKITQDDKASTLQNIATFTSIKEGVTKVDVVIEAASEHLDIKLSIFKELDTLCSDDTILATNTSSISITQIAAATGRPDKVIGMHFMNPVPIMQLVEIIRGYNTSDKTTEQIMTLSTQLGKTPTEVNDYPGFVANRILMPMINEAIETLYNGVAGVAEIDTVMKLGMAHPMGPLQLADFIGLDVCLSILNVMYDGFKNPKYAPCPLLVNMVMAKKLGVKSGEGFYDYSESRKAEKVSDQFLR
- a CDS encoding YggS family pyridoxal phosphate-dependent enzyme — translated: MIKDQLLTIKSTLPDHVTLVAVSKTKPDEDLLEAYEAGQRIFGENKVQEMVGKWERLPKDIKWHMIGHLQRNKVKYMAEFVDLVHGVDSFRLLVEINKRAEQLNRSIDCLLQIHIAEEDTKFGLNEEELNTLLKSDEYQQLKHVNVVGLMGMATFTDDETQIRREFKHLKSIFDAIQTENEQIKILSMGMSGDYKIAIEEGSTMVRIGSSIFGKRNY
- a CDS encoding exonuclease domain-containing protein; translation: MYTILDIETTGGKYNEEGITEIAIHKFDGHKVVDKFISLVNPEKDIQPFVVKLTGINNKMLQTAPKFHEVAKRIVEITEDTVLVAHNAQFDYRILRTEFRRLGYNFERKTLCTVELSKRLIPEAESHSLGKLVRSLGIAVSDRHRANGDALATLKLFKVLLSKDLDKTILKSVIRKETEGELSDRQLDIVDALPSETGVYYMHDKDGEILYLGKSSNMKKRVNQHFTKSGGRSRQLQKATKKVSFEKTGNELVAMLKENEELKRNRPKYNQRLKPIIFSHGVYVEKDEAGYLTLKIKKTTERNGAFTTFNSHAGAANFIYKLTRDYQLCDKLNGISEAQKNCSNYDTGECLGACIKKEAVETYNQRVNDAVQKYSLDHKNVVIIDKGREIGEYSAVLIKNGDFKGFGYYDLNHQINNIHILESIIVPMQGNENTAHIIENYIRKKRGLKIIELSDK